One window of Paenibacillus albicereus genomic DNA carries:
- the nrdI gene encoding class Ib ribonucleoside-diphosphate reductase assembly flavoprotein NrdI, with amino-acid sequence MLIAYTSRTGNVRKFVSKLGYPAVQISDSTTMEEPFVLVTYTTGFGEVPPAVDAFLEKNRTYLRGVSASGNRNWGTCFAGSADKVSERYEVPVICKFELSGTARDVEQFMREVQPLAAY; translated from the coding sequence ATGCTTATCGCCTACACGTCCCGCACGGGCAACGTGCGCAAGTTTGTCAGCAAGCTCGGCTATCCGGCCGTGCAGATCAGCGACTCGACGACGATGGAAGAGCCGTTCGTCTTGGTCACCTATACGACGGGATTCGGCGAGGTGCCCCCGGCGGTCGACGCCTTCCTCGAAAAGAACCGAACTTATCTGCGCGGCGTATCGGCCAGCGGCAACCGCAACTGGGGAACCTGCTTCGCCGGCAGCGCGGACAAAGTATCGGAGCGGTACGAAGTGCCGGTCATCTGCAAGTTCGAGCTGTCGGGAACGGCTCGGGATGTCGAACAATTCATGCGGGAGGTGCAGCCCCTTGCGGCATATTGA
- a CDS encoding TVP38/TMEM64 family protein, with amino-acid sequence MLDRMNGWIDALVAASGLDGPAILLLTIPLAVLQGLFGLFPFATIILIHISILGIAGGLLASWLAGTVAALVVYLLFRYFFYGKVQRRFQARLARYERYQASLDEYGGWMVILLRTIPVMPNNLISFMSAVAPVKFMPYLWSSVIGNLSHIWMFGLISSSLIFPGHDLRLLIFAYLAFLLVLTIAFAGVRARKAFRKRKMLRMSDEKPSTTFPL; translated from the coding sequence ATGCTGGATCGCATGAACGGCTGGATCGACGCGCTCGTCGCCGCGAGCGGACTTGACGGGCCGGCCATCCTGCTGCTTACGATTCCGCTCGCCGTGCTGCAGGGGCTGTTCGGCCTATTTCCGTTCGCCACGATCATCCTCATCCATATCTCGATCCTCGGCATCGCGGGGGGCCTGCTCGCCAGCTGGCTCGCCGGCACGGTAGCCGCGCTCGTCGTCTACCTCCTGTTCCGCTACTTCTTCTACGGCAAGGTGCAGCGACGCTTCCAGGCGCGCCTCGCGCGCTACGAGCGCTATCAGGCGTCGCTCGACGAATACGGGGGCTGGATGGTCATCCTGCTGCGTACGATTCCGGTCATGCCGAACAACCTGATCTCGTTCATGTCGGCCGTCGCGCCGGTCAAGTTCATGCCTTATCTGTGGTCGTCGGTCATCGGCAACCTATCCCATATATGGATGTTCGGCCTCATTAGCAGCTCGCTGATTTTCCCCGGCCATGACCTCCGCCTGCTCATCTTCGCCTATCTCGCGTTCCTGCTTGTGCTGACGATCGCGTTCGCCGGGGTACGGGCGCGAAAAGCGTTCCGAAAAAGAAAAATGTTGCGGATGAGCGACGAGAAGCCATCCACAACGTTCCCTCTCTAG
- a CDS encoding S-layer homology domain-containing protein has protein sequence MLGKASGIEASAAEPAFRDRAKLGAWSRPFVAALAAQGVLGGYPDGSFKPAGRLTRAEAVTAIGKAAEARSGAASYAKAGVYGPASGQSEVKGDVRVEAGGVSLRNLRVRGDLIVTEAVGEGDVTLSGIQVDGKTIVRGGGVRSIHILNSNLGHVAVEKTSPVRLSLEGTSRLGTVTVSQQSTGSVVALGAGSRIDVLQLEGKTFVSGQGTVSQAKLSEAAKDSVFEKEPGSKTLPTPSASPSPTPGAGGGGGFFPGFPGVPGNPSPSPTATPTVSPTATPVPTPQATPTATPASSEFLTSLSIGNYPLVQFVSGKSGFDPKVMEYDLVLPVDYATGEIELTAATNVSGARIRLLVRDEFMETIADWKAFAGGKTSYLQNAREKTNLSVSLEKADGELLSGYSIRVLYEPTLAEKTRTTINGEIIVQKISRGATVRTYRSESDAQPYSEVTQTEDGREIGMTPFVGMDSDVLKGQKGQFWISIQYPAEPEQPRQKVEYDFSPLAKTSGGLKARSLTAAEMEAIYGPFITFNVQLLRDPSSELPSGAVYLKTFWWDSYQPYFDAPFVSIEEARQAMLGTPVLSKLETAHPVLSDFIGSKGADFTGAFKVFYYDKDRKPIGYDFLPVDVKVNLTSAQVIHAISRLPVPVQLKDIQPVYEALELYNRLSAEEQKKVVNYSVLQAALAELDRLSQQSQNSTKLSSLSLSDLEFSEPFSNWNTFYSATGKLGFEKKEAVLSLGYDESISEVYVSVQGLHAAPVRVEGKSFRFNYPPQQGQTIMVTVKSKLNQNEQFYWLSVRSELSIQLTTFSGLASGLREGVALHVYGTKEDINAYDVVHGAAPSTEPGAFPATTWFRFPIDSSKAGSIWIATEENGVLSERTEKKYNFNALPEMTVDQPVSATSDEFNLQILNYFANSQGFFSYTQLRVNSAALDSSIRYVALANGNDSAPSYQQAADVSQFALASGNSLIGGAAGDHPAPDAQQRTLYLYDANYRPIGFTRFSYMPQAVILPRAVSNAIEQIRLNAERQVLERAVSRARTAYDLLGEADRQQVTNYAKLEQAETYLRQQ, from the coding sequence ATGCTCGGCAAGGCCTCGGGCATCGAGGCTTCCGCTGCGGAGCCTGCGTTCCGCGACAGGGCGAAGCTCGGCGCGTGGAGCCGGCCGTTCGTCGCGGCGCTCGCCGCGCAAGGCGTGCTCGGCGGCTATCCGGACGGCAGCTTCAAGCCGGCAGGCCGGCTGACGCGGGCCGAGGCCGTTACGGCCATCGGCAAGGCGGCTGAAGCGCGGAGCGGAGCCGCGTCCTACGCCAAGGCAGGCGTCTATGGCCCGGCCAGCGGCCAGAGCGAGGTCAAGGGAGACGTCCGCGTCGAAGCGGGCGGCGTCTCGCTGCGCAACCTGCGGGTGCGCGGCGACCTGATCGTCACGGAGGCGGTCGGCGAAGGAGACGTCACGCTGTCCGGCATCCAGGTGGATGGCAAGACGATCGTCCGCGGCGGCGGCGTTCGTTCCATTCATATCCTCAACAGCAATCTCGGCCACGTAGCGGTCGAAAAAACGTCCCCGGTCCGCTTGTCCCTCGAAGGGACGAGCCGTCTCGGCACGGTGACCGTGTCGCAGCAGTCTACAGGCTCTGTCGTCGCTCTCGGCGCGGGCAGCCGGATCGACGTGCTGCAGCTGGAGGGCAAGACATTCGTGTCCGGCCAGGGCACGGTGTCCCAGGCGAAGCTTTCGGAAGCGGCCAAGGACAGCGTCTTTGAAAAGGAGCCGGGCTCCAAGACGCTGCCGACGCCTAGCGCCTCGCCGAGCCCTACGCCTGGAGCCGGCGGGGGCGGCGGCTTCTTCCCTGGATTCCCCGGTGTGCCGGGCAATCCGAGTCCGAGCCCTACGGCGACGCCGACCGTGTCGCCGACCGCGACTCCTGTCCCGACTCCTCAGGCGACGCCGACGGCTACGCCAGCTTCGAGCGAATTCCTGACAAGCTTATCCATCGGGAACTATCCCCTCGTCCAGTTTGTGTCGGGCAAGTCTGGCTTCGATCCAAAAGTGATGGAGTACGACCTTGTCCTTCCGGTCGATTATGCTACGGGAGAGATTGAACTTACCGCTGCAACGAACGTTTCCGGCGCGAGGATCAGGCTGCTTGTGCGGGACGAGTTCATGGAGACGATTGCGGATTGGAAAGCTTTCGCCGGGGGCAAGACCAGCTATCTCCAGAACGCTCGCGAGAAGACCAACCTTTCCGTTTCGCTTGAAAAAGCGGATGGGGAGCTTCTGAGCGGATATTCCATCCGCGTGCTTTACGAGCCTACGCTGGCTGAAAAGACGAGGACAACCATCAACGGCGAAATAATCGTCCAGAAAATTTCCAGAGGCGCTACCGTGAGGACGTATCGTTCGGAATCGGATGCACAGCCCTATTCGGAAGTGACTCAGACAGAAGACGGGCGGGAAATCGGCATGACGCCTTTCGTCGGCATGGACTCGGATGTCCTGAAAGGACAGAAAGGGCAGTTCTGGATCAGCATCCAATATCCTGCCGAGCCGGAGCAGCCGCGCCAAAAGGTGGAGTATGACTTTTCGCCTCTGGCCAAAACGTCGGGAGGCCTCAAGGCGCGCAGCCTTACCGCGGCGGAGATGGAAGCCATCTATGGACCGTTCATAACCTTTAATGTCCAACTGCTGCGCGATCCTTCTTCGGAACTTCCTTCCGGAGCGGTATACTTGAAAACTTTCTGGTGGGACAGCTACCAACCATACTTTGATGCTCCGTTCGTTTCCATAGAGGAAGCCAGACAAGCGATGTTAGGAACACCGGTCTTGAGCAAGCTGGAAACGGCGCATCCTGTTCTTAGCGATTTCATCGGTTCGAAAGGCGCCGATTTTACAGGCGCGTTCAAGGTGTTCTACTACGACAAGGACCGGAAGCCGATTGGCTATGACTTCCTCCCTGTGGACGTCAAGGTCAATCTGACCTCGGCTCAAGTCATTCATGCGATCTCCCGCCTTCCCGTACCGGTGCAGCTGAAAGATATTCAGCCTGTTTATGAAGCACTTGAGCTTTACAACCGCTTGAGCGCGGAGGAGCAGAAGAAAGTCGTCAACTACAGCGTGCTGCAGGCAGCGCTGGCGGAGTTGGACCGCCTGAGCCAGCAATCGCAGAACTCGACCAAGCTGAGCTCGCTTTCCTTGTCGGACTTGGAATTCAGCGAACCGTTCAGCAATTGGAACACCTTCTACTCGGCGACAGGAAAGCTTGGCTTCGAGAAGAAAGAAGCTGTCCTGAGCCTGGGATACGACGAATCGATTTCGGAGGTCTATGTCTCGGTGCAAGGGCTGCATGCGGCACCGGTCCGGGTAGAAGGAAAAAGCTTCCGCTTCAACTATCCGCCGCAGCAGGGGCAGACCATCATGGTGACCGTAAAGTCCAAGCTCAACCAGAACGAGCAGTTTTACTGGCTTTCGGTTCGAAGCGAGTTGTCGATTCAGCTGACGACGTTCAGCGGCCTCGCTTCGGGTCTCAGGGAAGGCGTTGCGCTTCATGTATATGGCACGAAAGAAGACATCAATGCCTACGATGTCGTCCATGGAGCTGCTCCGTCTACAGAACCGGGCGCCTTCCCGGCAACGACATGGTTCCGCTTTCCGATCGACTCTTCAAAAGCCGGAAGCATATGGATCGCAACAGAAGAAAATGGGGTCCTGTCGGAACGAACGGAGAAAAAATACAATTTCAATGCGTTGCCGGAAATGACCGTCGATCAGCCGGTTTCCGCAACATCGGATGAGTTCAATCTCCAGATCCTGAATTATTTTGCGAATTCGCAAGGCTTCTTCAGCTACACGCAGCTCAGGGTCAACTCCGCGGCGCTTGATTCGTCCATCCGCTATGTCGCGCTGGCAAATGGGAATGACTCCGCTCCTTCTTACCAGCAGGCGGCGGACGTTAGCCAGTTCGCTCTGGCAAGCGGAAATTCCTTGATCGGCGGAGCGGCTGGAGACCATCCTGCTCCAGATGCGCAGCAACGCACTCTTTATCTCTACGATGCGAATTATCGCCCAATCGGTTTCACTCGCTTTTCCTACATGCCGCAAGCCGTCATTTTGCCGAGGGCGGTCAGCAATGCGATCGAGCAGATCCGCTTGAATGCAGAAAGGCAGGTGCTGGAACGCGCTGTGTCCCGCGCCCGCACCGCGTACGATCTGCTCGGCGAAGCAGACCGGCAGCAGGTGACCAACTACGCCAAGCTCGAGCAGGCGGAAACCTACCTTCGGCAGCAATGA
- a CDS encoding YhgE/Pip family protein produces the protein METYGLGIAPYFISIALFVGGLFFTTVISSRDSFQPDATRLGRFLSRTATYVLMSVSQSLAAVLILLYGLKLDVGDVPLFIAFVFAASLTFTLIIQALVTWGDQVGRYVAVLIMILQLTSSAGTFPKELLPDWMQAVHPWLPMSHSIAGLKAAISSGDSAVVYEQLSYLGIYAAVALAFTGLYFAVKARRTTDAPPLARDGAMQA, from the coding sequence GTGGAGACTTACGGCCTCGGCATCGCGCCGTACTTCATCTCGATCGCGCTGTTCGTCGGCGGCCTGTTCTTCACGACCGTCATCTCCTCGCGCGATTCGTTCCAGCCGGACGCGACGCGGCTCGGCCGCTTCCTCAGCCGCACGGCGACGTACGTGCTGATGAGCGTCAGCCAGTCGCTGGCGGCGGTGCTGATCCTGCTGTACGGGCTGAAGCTCGACGTCGGGGACGTGCCTCTTTTCATCGCGTTCGTGTTCGCCGCGAGCCTGACCTTCACCCTCATCATCCAGGCGCTCGTCACCTGGGGCGATCAGGTCGGCCGCTACGTGGCCGTCCTCATCATGATCCTGCAGCTGACGTCCAGCGCGGGCACGTTCCCGAAGGAGCTGCTGCCCGACTGGATGCAGGCGGTCCATCCGTGGCTGCCGATGTCGCACAGCATTGCCGGCCTCAAGGCCGCCATCTCGAGCGGAGACTCGGCGGTCGTGTACGAGCAGCTGAGCTACCTGGGCATTTACGCCGCTGTCGCGCTTGCCTTTACCGGTCTGTACTTCGCGGTCAAGGCTCGTCGGACGACGGACGCCCCGCCTCTGGCGAGGGATGGCGCGATGCAAGCTTGA
- a CDS encoding TetR/AcrR family transcriptional regulator yields MSIDRRAEIVQAAARSFALFGYKATTMDQVAKIARVGKGTIYTFFDNKEQLFEEIMNAFVEEIVQLAEKAVDPAKPFAENLHRALLDVLNYRREHELFTRLSLEMKEIGTAAAGFGIRMMEEALLEFVARHVEDAVAKGELKPCDPQLTAYVLVKLFITLVVDWPAVSGRPFQEEDVMRLFELYFLNGISDKSGTVTA; encoded by the coding sequence ATGTCGATCGATCGGAGAGCCGAAATCGTCCAGGCCGCCGCGAGGTCGTTCGCCTTGTTCGGCTACAAGGCGACGACGATGGATCAGGTCGCCAAAATCGCGCGTGTCGGGAAAGGGACGATCTACACCTTTTTTGACAACAAGGAGCAGCTGTTCGAGGAAATCATGAACGCGTTCGTGGAGGAGATCGTGCAGCTGGCGGAAAAGGCGGTCGATCCGGCCAAGCCGTTCGCCGAGAACCTGCACCGCGCCCTGCTCGACGTGCTCAATTACCGCCGGGAGCATGAGCTGTTCACGAGGCTGTCGCTGGAAATGAAGGAGATCGGGACCGCCGCAGCCGGCTTCGGCATCCGCATGATGGAGGAGGCGCTGCTGGAGTTCGTCGCGCGGCATGTCGAGGACGCGGTCGCCAAGGGCGAGCTCAAGCCCTGCGATCCTCAGCTGACCGCCTACGTGCTGGTCAAGCTGTTCATCACGCTCGTCGTGGACTGGCCGGCCGTCTCGGGACGGCCGTTCCAGGAGGAGGACGTCATGCGGCTGTTCGAGCTGTACTTCCTGAACGGCATCTCGGACAAGAGCGGCACCGTTACGGCCTGA
- the msrB gene encoding peptide-methionine (R)-S-oxide reductase MsrB produces the protein MANNNEQLATFAGGCFWCMISPFEELPGIIRVVSGYTAGHVENPTYDQVCEGNTGHTEAVQITYDADVFPYSKLLDTYWQQVDPTDALGQFADRGDSYRPVIFYHTEEQRKLAEESKRALQESGRFDKPIVVTIEPAAPFYEAEDYHQDYHKTHPFRYKMYRKGSGRDQFIESHWKMDKNEDELRARLSPLQYEVTQNNGTEPPFRNEFWDHKEEGIYVDIVSGEPLFSSLDKYDSGCGWPSFTKPLAKPSVKEKTDTSHFMVRTEVRSASADSHLGHVFDDGPKDQGGLRYCINSAALRFVPASQLEDEGYGEYRSLFR, from the coding sequence GCTGCCGGGCATCATCCGCGTCGTCTCCGGCTACACGGCCGGGCATGTGGAGAATCCGACGTACGACCAGGTATGCGAAGGCAATACCGGCCATACGGAAGCCGTGCAGATCACGTATGACGCGGATGTGTTCCCGTACAGCAAGCTGCTCGACACGTACTGGCAGCAGGTCGATCCGACCGACGCGCTGGGACAGTTCGCCGACCGCGGCGATTCGTACCGTCCCGTCATCTTCTACCATACGGAGGAGCAGCGCAAGCTGGCGGAGGAATCCAAGCGCGCGCTGCAGGAGAGCGGCCGCTTCGACAAGCCGATCGTCGTGACGATCGAGCCGGCGGCTCCTTTCTACGAGGCGGAGGACTACCACCAGGATTACCACAAGACGCATCCGTTCCGCTACAAGATGTACCGCAAGGGCTCCGGCCGCGACCAGTTCATCGAGAGCCACTGGAAAATGGACAAGAACGAGGACGAGCTGCGCGCCCGGCTGTCGCCGCTGCAATACGAGGTGACGCAGAACAACGGCACGGAGCCGCCGTTCCGCAACGAGTTCTGGGACCATAAGGAAGAAGGCATCTACGTCGACATCGTCTCCGGCGAGCCGCTGTTCAGCTCGCTCGACAAGTACGATTCCGGCTGCGGCTGGCCGAGCTTCACGAAGCCGCTGGCCAAGCCGAGCGTCAAGGAGAAGACGGACACGAGCCATTTCATGGTCCGCACCGAGGTGCGGAGCGCAAGCGCCGATTCCCACTTGGGCCATGTGTTCGACGATGGGCCCAAGGACCAGGGCGGCCTGCGCTACTGCATCAACTCCGCCGCGCTCCGGTTCGTGCCGGCATCGCAGCTGGAGGACGAGGGCTACGGCGAATACCGGAGCCTGTTCCGCTAA